In a genomic window of Pseudomonadota bacterium:
- a CDS encoding ATP-binding protein, whose amino-acid sequence MLQRSLTKTVREVDATFPVLLVTGPRQVGKTTLLKMCAEQNRNYVTLDDLQEREIAQNDPVLFLQAHKPPLLIDEVQYAPQLFSAIKIIADREQKSGLFWLTGSQKFHLMKGITESLAGRVAIIDLLGLSQAEIDGRHDKTEPFLPTLDWINSAKKNMTKPKPLIDVYERIWLGAFPKLTQDPKISSNIFYNSYIKTYIQRDIRDILNISDEIAFSKFLSVVAARTGQLLNYSNLARDVDIDHKTAKAWLSVLEASGIIYLLQPYYRNVTKRLVKTPKLYFLDTGLCSYLTKWPNPESLELGAMSGAILETYIFTEILKSYFHNGVTPHFYYYRDLDQREVDLVIETGGTFYPVEFKKTARPSRTASKHFHLLQKLGKKVGHGAVICFVEKDVPISREVTAIPVGYL is encoded by the coding sequence ATGTTACAACGCAGCCTTACTAAAACAGTCAGAGAAGTTGATGCGACCTTTCCTGTTTTGCTTGTGACAGGACCGCGTCAGGTTGGAAAAACCACACTACTTAAAATGTGTGCAGAACAAAATCGTAATTACGTTACCTTGGATGACCTACAGGAAAGAGAAATCGCGCAGAATGATCCAGTTCTCTTTTTACAAGCACACAAACCACCTTTACTGATTGACGAAGTCCAATACGCCCCACAGTTGTTCAGTGCCATTAAAATCATTGCCGATCGCGAACAAAAGTCGGGGCTTTTTTGGCTTACAGGATCTCAGAAATTCCATTTAATGAAAGGAATAACCGAAAGCCTTGCAGGCCGTGTGGCTATCATAGATCTGCTTGGACTTTCCCAGGCAGAAATTGATGGGCGTCATGACAAAACAGAGCCTTTTCTGCCAACCCTTGATTGGATCAATAGCGCAAAAAAAAACATGACAAAGCCAAAACCGTTGATAGATGTTTATGAACGCATTTGGCTTGGCGCCTTTCCTAAATTAACCCAAGATCCTAAAATTTCCTCAAATATTTTTTATAACTCATATATCAAAACCTACATCCAACGTGATATTAGAGATATCTTAAACATTAGTGATGAAATAGCTTTTAGTAAATTCCTTAGTGTTGTTGCCGCAAGAACAGGGCAGCTTTTAAACTACTCAAACCTAGCGCGTGATGTAGATATCGATCACAAGACAGCAAAGGCATGGCTCTCGGTCCTTGAAGCATCAGGAATTATTTATTTGTTACAACCATATTATCGCAATGTAACCAAACGTCTTGTCAAGACACCAAAGCTATACTTTCTTGATACCGGTTTATGTAGCTATCTTACCAAGTGGCCAAATCCTGAGTCACTAGAACTGGGGGCAATGTCTGGTGCCATCCTTGAGACCTATATCTTTACCGAAATTCTTAAAAGCTATTTTCATAATGGCGTAACTCCGCATTTTTACTACTATCGTGATCTCGATCAACGGGAGGTAGATCTCGTCATTGAAACAGGAGGGACTTTTTATCCAGTAGAATTTAAAAAGACCGCAAGGCCATCTAGAACCGCATCCAAGCACTTTCATTTGCTGCAAAAACTAGGGAAAAAGGTTGGCCATGGCGCAGTTATTTGCTTTGTGGAAAAAGATGTACCTATTTCCCGAGAAGTTACTGCTATTCCTGTTGGCTATCTTTGA